In Nicotiana tabacum cultivar K326 chromosome 10, ASM71507v2, whole genome shotgun sequence, the DNA window gggagcaacttgatgatgatgccgagcaagtggagtaccccactcagggagaagaatAACCTCATCTCTAAGGAGATCAGAAAGGCTAaaggtagagtcatgcaggtacccttccacatatatgtcctcatcagtgatgaggggagCTAGAAAGTTTTCAGGAGATgatgtcccatccagaaaagaaccagtggatgaaagccatgcatgatgagatggaatctctacagaaaaatggcaagtacaagctggttgaactttcaaaggataaaagatcactcaaatgcaaatgggtctttaaactcaagaacgatggaaatggcaagctggtcaaatacaaagctcgattggtggtaaaaGGTTTTGAACAAAtgaaagatattgattttgacaaaattttctcacatgttgtgaaaatgacttctattcgaacaattttgagcttagcagctagcctagatcttgaagtagAGCAGTTGGACGTAAAAACTGcgtttcttcatggagatttcaaagaggagatttatatggagcagccagaaggatttgaagtagctggaaagaaacacatggtgtgcaaattgaataagaggcTTTATAggttgaagcaggcaccaaggcagtggtacaaaaAGTTTGACttattcatgaaaagtcaaacttacacGAAGATCTATTCTAAACCacgtgtatacttcaaaagattttctgacaactttattattatgttgttgtatgtggatgacatgttaactgtaggaaaagacaaggagCTGATTGCAAGGTTGAAGGAagtttgtccaagtcatttgatatgaaggacttgggcccaacaCAAGAAATTCtggggatgaagatagttcgagagcgaaCAAATAGAAAGTTGTGACTGTCtaaggagaagtacattgaacgtgtactggaaCGCTTCAACGTGAAGAGTGCTAAGCCAGTtagcacacctcttgctagtcatctaaagttgagcaagaaaatgtgtcctacaacaaatgaagaaaaagagAGCATGGCGAGAGTTCCTTATTATTCAGCAGTCGGAAGcctgatgtatgcaatggtatgcaccagactagatattgctcatgcagttggtgttgttagcagatttcttgaaaatcctggatatttgtttactttttcagGTGGAGTTATATCATGGTCATCGaggttgcagaagtgtgttgcattttctacaactgaagcagagtatattTCCTCTACTGAAGCTCGCAAGGAGATGATATGACGGAAACAGTTACTTCAAGAACTTGGATTGCATCAAAATGAGTATGTGGTCTATTGTGACAgccaaagtgcaatagacctaaACAAAAACACCATGTATCATGCAAGAACAAAGCATATTGACGTGAGATATCACTGATTCGGGTAAAGATAGAGGACGTATCTATGCAGGTCAAGAAGGTTCCTACAAGTGAGAATCCTTCAGATATGTTGATaaaggtggtaccaagagacaagttcgagttGTGtgaagaacttgtcggcatgcacttaaGTTAGAAGTCCGGTGTAATCTCCTTCCGGTGAATGGGTCTGGCGGGGGATTTATGGGGTCCATCCCcataattgaaaaagaaaaaaaaaagggaattgcATGATGCCAAAAAAAGTTTTGGCCTTAGATGGTGACGGTGACAACTTAGGAGATTTGCAAGTAAACCAATTCTGATTGGTTAAACTTTCGGTTGCTTCACCTATAAATAGAAGCCTTCGGCTTCTCATTCCACACACCATCTCAGAGGAAAACATATTTGAGAGTTAAAGAGCAGTCTGAGGTATTTGCAGGCAATGTAGTCTGTGAAGGAAAATaaagagtgagcgatattgtagtgaggtgaaaatctcaaaagagggttatttcttttgagtgtttagTGGTCCCTGGAGTATTTAACTCGggactacaacaacaacaacatacccagtattattcCACACcttggagtctggggagggtagtgcgtacgcagaccttacccctaccttgtgaggatagagaggttgtttccaatagaccctcagctcaggaaagcataaacaccaaattaatgaaaatatagacaagaagggacagtaccaaaaagccatataaaagcagaataaaaacaacaagatagcaagatgatcaacaatgaaagaaaacaacggttagtcataaaaacctactaccaacagaaagcgagactacGTGTCAAtcctactgttatgaacactctagactacctactctactatcctaatcctcgacctccataccttcctatcaagagtCATAATAGTGTAAAATTTTGCTCGGGACTACGAAGTATAAAATTCGTCATAATAGTGGATTACTTTGCTCCTCTCGGGCCCGTGACTTTTtacccttattcagaagggttttccacgttaaaatctttgtgttctttttGTTGATTACTGTATCTCGATACTATGTTATTTTTCCGCtgttattaccgtgaatattatttctgtggtgATTTATTcccaacaattggtatcagagcaaaacAGTTGCGGATGAACAAAAAACATCAATCCAAGTGCTAATACAATACTTTCGGTAtacaatttaataagagaaatcaGTCAGGTTTATAAACAACCTACCAATGAAGCAAGTGATGCAAAAATCAAACTGATTTTTACCATCCCTCCAATAATTCTCACATCCATAGGTGTACACTTTTAATGCCATCTCGATGGCATACAACCAGCCTATGCAACAAATTAGAAAATATGTAAAAGCCCGATTAAGCTTAACTCAAAGAATTTAGCATGGCACAACTATTTTAAGACGagggactttgaagaataatGCTCAAATAATTTTGAGAATAATTCTGAAGTGGGAGCATCACAGCATAAGGATAGCAAAAGAAATTTAAATATTCTTATTAATTTCTCCGAACTTGCTTTTCCGAGGTCTTAAGGAGTAAATTGACTGTTGAGGACAACAAATGTTCCGGTCTGGCGAGAAAATATGAACGAGTTCACTAAAGGAAATAGGCGGACACTCTAACTGGGctgaagaaaaagaaacaaatagatTTGAAAGTGCAGTGCAGACTATGTTTTGAGGAGACAAAATTGGAGGTTATAGTGCAGTTCAGACTTAGTGTGCTTTCAGGAGAGAAAATTGGAGGTTATGTTGGATTCAATTGTAAGAAGTGTGTGAGAAGGGAGGTGATTTAAGTATGACGTAGTTCAAGCTAATGGGAGTGGGGGAGGCATATTAGTCTCATGGGATGAGAAGAAGATGGAAACCATGGAGGTATATGGTAATGCAGACTCTTTACATTTTGTGTGTTTGGTATACGGGAAATTTTCACCTTAATAAAATCATTTTACCTGTAACAAAAGAACATAACTTCTACCTATTGGGTGACAACTACAACCTTACTGTGATTACTTAAAAAGGATAGCTATTTAGAAATATTGGTGCCAAGGCCTGAAATTTACTGTGCAACTTACCGAAGATGGTCTCTGCCTTCTGCCAAAAGATTTGAGCTGAGTTATTCTGCACATCAAGCTAGAAATCACCAGCAGTAAGTTAGCGAGATTCATGCCGAACTTAGAAAAGACGTAGACAAAGATAGTGGAAGTAAGAATTGGATATTTCTTGAAGCGCAATACTCTTTGTTTCATGGACGCACAAAGCTCACCTGCAAACAAAAGCTTCCTCATTGACatccataaaataaaaaaataaaaagagaaaccGGTGGATAATATCATGTGAGAATCTCaagttgttctttatttattttttctttttcctgtgAGAATGTAGATTGGATCTTTTCTTCAAAGTCAGTGGTCAATAAAATGGTGGCAGtcctttcaaaaataaaagatTTGGAAGAGATGGTTTATATAGGTAGTTAAATATAGAAGCTTGTATGGTGGCACTATGCTATACTTATCAGACATAGATCCTAGATCCTACATTTTCAATGTTGCACCCACAGAGTAAGAAAGCACTAGACAGTAAACAAAGCAGAAGAGAAAAGTTCAGAAGTTCAATGTTCAGGTGCATTGGGATCGGGTGGAACATATTCTTACAACAAGGGGAAGGATTCCAAACTTTAGCTTGATTTGAGATAACAATTGCAACAATCAGGCAATTGTTAATTAATACCAGGTTGAAGGTCAGTACCTGGAGAGTAATGTATTCTCCCCTTCATTTTACTTTATAGACATGATTGTAAACAATTAACAAATAACATTTCATTTcatttgaccaaaaaaaaaaaaaaatcatttcacAAATTCAAATGAGACAACTCTCAGTCCTACAGGCTGGGGCTATTCACAAATTCAATTAAAGAATGCAGATGGCTTTGATTCATACCGTAGTTTCAACAATAACAGCAACAAGATTGACAAGGAGAATGAACACTATTATGTACTCAAATGTAGGGCTTCGGATGAAGTGTCTCAATTTCTTTGATGCTGGTGAATGATAGATATTTGGACACTTCTCAAAGATCGATTGCTGCAACAGAATACAGCATATGAAGAATTCACCATTACAACCTTTGAAGTTGTAATTGAAAGGGGAAAGTGGACTCACTGAATCTTTCTCTTCAAATTTTAGTGCAATGACATTGCACAGTCTGGCAAATTCATCCAAATTTATCTGACTTCAAACAAAGGAATTCATGAGATGAGTAGAACAAGAAAATTGGAAGACAATATAAGCAATTTCATGATTGAGAACAGACTTCCATTACAGAAAGGATTTATTCCTATTCTTCAAAGGCCATCTGGTTCCATTAAAATATATGAGAAGCTTAAGTTCTTTGACTATATCAGATTGGACACCTTGAAAAGATAAGTCACAGAGAGATCTGCTTATTCCACCACATAGAGCCCTAGTGATTAATCACCCATTTGTAGCGCCCCTTTTTCTAAAGACATGACATTTGGAGGTTCAatctaatgattaagtgcattagggcATCAAGAAGTGTTTGAGTTTGATCTAGTAGTGTGGTTATCACCATGTTACAATTGTTTCgtataatcaaataaacaattaagggCTCAAATAAGAAGGGGTTCACATACAACATTACAAGTAAGTCGAAACTTGAGAAAGGGTAAAAAGGGGCAGGAATTTGATGAAAGATTCAAACAATTCTACAAGGAATAGATGAAAACAAATAAAAGGGAAGGGGATCCTAGGTTTATGATTactatggatcacatcaatgcaatacccgataatcactcctcaaaagaggggctacacatggtattagcgcaccggtcatcatattacccttcccaccccgttaaggtattaaagcgcagaatggtGTTGTTACTTATTGtctgctattacccgtcccgatcctatcaatcccggaggcatttgagactactaatcctaaatgGGAGGGAATTGGGGCTTTTCCggagtttcaaaaggataaaaatctaggcgacaagcaaaaaaAAACAGCAGTTAAAGGGTGAACAAATAGCAATTAAGGCTCAAGTAGGCCTCCTCATTCGAAGCAGCAagttatttagcatgacttacaagtactggtTAGGTCTTTAATAAATTAAGGCGTAGGACatgctgatttatcacatatgtTTCatatgaggagtccgaattagccctGCCTGGATGTAGTTATCAAAACTGATACAGTTGGTTAATTACCTAGTAGTTTGCCTaagtgaaacctataggcatgatatctaacaatgTACACTGATTTTTACGAAAAGGATGCTGGTTTTATAAACGAAAATCTACGGACTTATGACTGATTTTAGATTTGAAACGAAACTGATTCAACTGATTTGCTCATATATGCATGATCTCTAAATGTCATTGATTTAAAACGGTTACGTAAGTGCAggagtcctataagcatggtgtCTAGGATGCAATTGATTATTTTAAACCTATAGACTGTTTGCCTAATgtgtgtcacacctctttttggCCCGCGCCCGTAGGGGCAcagagggagttttttcaattaaaggacaatcgaaacgggatttgttgtTTAATTCAgggttgccacttgggagatttatggtgtcccaagtcaccggtttaatcccgaatcgaggaaaagaatgactctgtttaacaatcagcgtaccagaaatccggataaggaattctgttaacccgagagaaggtgttaggcattcccgagttccgtggttctagcacggtcgctcaactgtcatatttggcttatttatctgattttaatacattttgaacctatgtaccAATTTTAACcttgaaccgcttttatcatttattatttaaagaattgcaacgtcgtgagaatgcatctcgaattgcgccacataaatgtacccgcaattttcgatacgttccaacttcgttgagatttgaatttgggtcacataaatgtgcacccgagtttaagaagataacattattaaatacgcgcctaaagatactaacgcgttgttattttgagaaaagccgtaaagttcgctatgcggcctatctcgaaatctaagcatttgaaataactatccgttgagggccccgcaatttgtaatttattcggcgaggcacgcctcacttatttttaaaagggcTAATCAGCCActtctattatttattatttttaaaaagattgcaacgtcgtgagaatgcatctcgaactgtgccacataaatgtacccgcaattttgatacgttccaacttcgttgagatttggatttgagtcacataaatgtgcactcgagtttagggaggtaacattattaaatacgcgcctaaagatgctaacgcgttattattttgagaatgCTGCGAAATTTGCTAAGACGACATATCCCGAAACCTAAGTGTTTATCATAAGCacctattgagggccccgcagtttgcaaCTTATTAGGCGAGGCACGCCtcgtttattttaaggatatcctaaagcgactatggtTCTCTATTTACTTTTGTCTCTAAAGACAGAGAAAAAAGCCTAATTAATTACAAGCGTGCAATGTCCCAGCTTTTGTTGTTCGAACCAACAACTTAACGATGACGCATCTCAACGACAATGCATACCTTCATTTTAATTGACAGACATGAACTCCAAAATTCCTAAACCAATTTATCATACCCATTATCTATTACGAACTATGGGTTTTAATGAACCGATTTAATGTAAATGAGCCTTTCTTTTCCTGACTTTTAACTGATTTCAACACTAATCTACCAACAACAATTCAGGTTTTGCTTACTATCGAATTCAGAAACTGTTATTCAAACGAAGACATCCTAATACACTAGCATGATTAATGATAAAATTACTAGCGAGTAGGATGAATATTACTAGATCAGCTCATGAAGTAAAATCTTATTACAAGTTCATTACCCTTTTAACCTGACATTAATCTAGATCCACCTATTACTGATGACAATCGAGTTCCTCCAAACTGATTCAACAATACCATTTCACAAACCTATTGAACTGACTACACTTCATGCCATTCCAAGGGTTCAATTTAACAGTTCAATGTTATACAATGTTTAACAGATAACCCACCTTAAGAATAGTTTTGATTATACACATAACTACCATCTATATAACAGGAAACCATCTAAACTACTATCAATTAAAATGCAGGCAGTCCTCAGTTGAACAATAAATGTGTTCGAACATTTCATTTCAAACTTCcacgagcttacatcaatgtggTTCAGGgtagtgtacctggtattggaatacaagaagaagaagaagaaaggcaggTCAGCAGCAACAGTAGTATACAATACAACAACACCACAACAAAGAGCAGAGCAACAACCGGCAGAAATAACACCCAGCACAAGCAGTCCAAAACCCAGGAGTGAAACCAGAAAATACCAAGCTATTCACAGACAGAAATAGAATGTATTCAGAAATGAGACAGAAGAGTAGATTTTCTGATTTCTGTTCTTCAGATTCTCAAATAAAGACACTCAGAACCTCAATTAAACAGTAACAAACTGATTCTGATTTTCAGTAGTAAAGAATACCTTACTTTTTCAGTATTTAGCTCTCAACCCATTGAACTCTTTAGGGTAAAAACTCAGCTTGTATTTCACTCACTCTGAATTTCTGATGTCAAAATCTAGCCTAACCTTACTCTATAACTCTGACCTTTTTTCAGATTCAAAAAGCCCCATTCAGATTTTCCGAAATCCCCCCCAATCtgtctaaaatgactctatttataacccaaaaacagGCCTGCCCTCTCTGCCTTGAAACTATCAGATTTTCTGTCCATGATATTCCTCGaccactactacatgttttgttctctttttaattcacttgttctccactacccttgtcttttctttatttaaattcaaataggtatgggcacctatttcttaatccatttcctCTAAACCTTCccctaccattatgttttgttccccattagcacttaaacaattcattagtttaatggtattttagtaccctatgtcagaccattcaacttaaactactttcaaaccttttcaatcccaaaataccctcctaaagCCCCTGAAATTACTATCCTACCTCAACCCTTTTCAATCTGTAACAaatccatcagctataaccaattcaactaagttagaaatcctaacaattgactaatcaaacacatgaaactaactcccaatcaacaacattaggacaattcaacaaagccagattcatatcagaacaaacttAACAGAACTAACAAGTAGATCCAAGTCATTAAACTTAATCAGCAATTGAACTCAAATCAAATCCAACAGCATTTCAACCAAGATAGGGACTCAATGATTCAGGACAATAGTCAGACTGGACTATTAAGGTCAAGAAATTGATTCATACAGATGCATGAGAGTAAGCTATCTATATTGGGAACAAATACAATTCTAAATTCACCTCGAACAAAAATGATGGAACAAACAAGTATACTAGCTATGAGCCCTGAGGCTGAAAATACCAAGGTCGGAAGACAAAACAACAACCAATAACTTGAGAAGAACAACTGAACTATATACATGAACGAGTCAATCGACGAACATAATAATAAATTCAACATACGCCAATCGACCAAGATGAGAAAATTGGACcagaaaaaggtccgaaagaggaAGAGGATTGATTGACAAACATAGCAAGGAAACCTAATTTGTCAAATAACAAAcaataatcaaagaagaaaaaggaaaagaggagaaTTACCTCAAAAATCAGAAACCCAAATGAACCCCATTTCATTGACACTTCGTTTTGCAATTTTGAAgccaaaacggaccttaatcgagtgttctcgactgagaacactcgactaaagtcggtTAAGACCTCAAACCTTTAACCTCGTACACAGTCTGAAGCTGGTTCCTCTAGGGTTTGCCTTCGATCTGAAATTCGAAAGGCTCTAACAAGATTTGGACAGAACATGGGTGGGATTTGGGGTGAGGGAGTCAAGGAGGTTACTGGTTGTTAGTTAGGGATGGCTTGGGAGGTGGCGCCGCCATTAGAGAATCTTGTGGCGGCGCTAGAGTTTGGACCTTCGAATGAATATTCGAAACGCTTGGGCTTGATTCGAAGGGAAATGAGTATGGGACTGGAACGAGGAAGTCTcggggaagctgtggtgtgaaATTGGAGGCCATTGGACGAGATAGGGTTCCAGCCTGATTTTCGATCTAATATTCGAAGCACACTGCTGGGATTCGAGGGATAAGAGTTAGGGATTCGGaatggggaggtcgaggggaatcagtggtgaaaagatggggtcgtttggaccactggaaccgccgtgaggcgatttccggtgggcggagcacGGTGGTAAGAGGCGGAGGATCTGTTTGGTCTCTGAAGCTCAGAGACGAAGAGGTGAGGGGGGGTTTGGCTTGGGGGGCGGGGTATGGTTTGGGAATATATAGTGGATGAAGGATTCGATCCAGTCCGTTAGATTAATTAA includes these proteins:
- the LOC107832813 gene encoding two pore calcium channel protein 1A-like isoform X1; translated protein: MEINLDEFARLCNVIALKFEEKDSQSIFEKCPNIYHSPASKKLRHFIRSPTFEYIIVFILLVNLVAVIVETTLDVQNNSAQIFWQKAETIFGWLYAIEMALKVYTYGCENYWRDGKNQFDFCITCFIGIEEITTLVCPHGLTFMSNGNWELFREERRLFTQNAFKQESIHTVAFAAQGKRKDRDMSTTQCYSCKEYGHIVVRSSAVIVSSTGILSKSVPHVLKTIR
- the LOC107832813 gene encoding two pore calcium channel protein 1A-like isoform X2, translating into MEINLDEFARLCNVIALKFEEKDSQSIFEKCPNIYHSPASKKLRHFIRSPTFEYIIVFILLVNLVAVIVETTLDVQNNSAQIFWQKAETIFGWLYAIEMALKVYTYGCENYWRDGKNQFDFCITCFIGIEEITTLVCPHGLTFMSNGNCVRFTGKNYSAWEFKFQLFVTGKELWGHIDGSDPAPIELTKLGQ
- the LOC107832813 gene encoding two pore calcium channel protein 1A-like isoform X4, which codes for MEINLDEFARLCNVIALKFEEKDSQSIFEKCPNIYHSPASKKLRHFIRSPTFEYIIVFILLVNLVAVIVETTLDVQNNSAQIFWQKAETIFGIEEITTLVCPHGLTFMSNGNCVRFTGKNYSAWEFKFQLFVTGKELWGHIDGSDPAPIELTKLGQ